From the genome of Aspergillus chevalieri M1 DNA, chromosome 8, nearly complete sequence, one region includes:
- a CDS encoding uncharacterized protein (COG:L;~EggNog:ENOG410Q09C), producing MSAAPRPPFLPGSLEEFTEHAATHHSEWFQYCRLAYEYIEEAEAAITEARGQADQTSLKLQASETEVSRLKEELSALHLKQEKNQARDQGIIEYQKEQLRESQQKYLEALKEKDEALRLATPVLLRWERLRRLIPHLPALPDSLNAYLTQTDLKVTGRIFADSSPKSMRR from the exons ATGTCTGCAGCCCCGCGTCCACCATTCTTGCCGGGCAGTTTAGAGGAGTTCACTGAACATGCTGCAACCCACCACTCTGAATGGTTTCAATACTGTCGCCTTGCTTATGAGTATATTGAGGAGGCAGAGGCTGCTATTACTGAAGCAAGAGGACAAGCTGATCAGACCAGCCTGAAGCTTCAAGCCTCTGAAACGGAAGTGAGCCGCCTGAAGGAAGAACTCTCTGCCCTACACCTCaaacaagagaaaaaccAAGCCCGAGACCAGGGAATCATTGAATATCAGAAGGAACAACTACGGGAATCACAGCAGAAATATCTTGAAGCcttgaaggaaaaggatgaagCACTACGCCTAGCAACTCCTGTG TTGCTCCGGTGGGAACGCCTGCGTCGGTTGATCCCCCATCTAccagctctgccagactctctgAACGCCTACCTGACCCAGACCGATTTGAAGGTGACCGGAAGGATCTTCGCCGATTcatctcccaaatccatgagaagatga
- a CDS encoding uncharacterized protein (COG:S;~EggNog:ENOG410QEA6), with product MSDIALNLIQSYFLGKFGIYIVRNAQSLQQHRSWIHADRRPRGRQPPASQVSPLPPYRTVSCQRFFPSGAGSGFFQVTPPAHTERARQAATMGEVEFIRRQVAGALAEDAAAAEAGAQQVPDPDARAPTEISPWLELTRWPEFLRGHAFTAVAPLAAPPDPTAEPLLTVFSASVERLIEAAYQSIKTRRINEFDQVSRQASEKYIYGR from the coding sequence ATGAGTGATATCGCACTGAACCTCATCCAAAGCTACTTCCTGGGCAAATTCGGGATATACATCGTGCGCAATGCCCAGAGCCTCCAGCAGCACCGGTCCTGGATCCATGCGGACCGTCGACCCCGGGGCCGGCAGCCCCCGGCCAGCCAGGTGTCCCCGCTGCCCCCGTATCGGACCGTCAGCTGTCAGCGCTTCTTCCCATCCGGTGCCGGCAGCGGTTTCTTCCAGGTCACCCCACCCGCGCACACGGAGCGGGCCCGCCAGGCGGCCACCATGGGCGAGGTGGAGTTCATCCGGAGGCAGGTGGCCGGGGCCCTCGCCGAGgacgcggcggcggcggaggccggGGCCCAGCAGGTGCCGGACCCGGATGCCAGAGCGCCCACCGAGATATCCCCCTGGCTGGAGCTCACCCGGTGGCCCGAGTTCCTGCGTGGGCATGCCTTCACAGCGGTGGCCCCGCTGGCCGCGCCGCCGGATCCCACGGCCGAGCCCCTTCTGACAGTGTTCAGCGCCAGCGTCGAGCGGCTGATCGAGGCGGCCTACCAGTCCATCAAGACGCGGCGGATCAACGAGTTTGACCAGGTGAGTCGGCAAGCAAgcgagaaatatatatatggtaggtaa